A window of Leptotrichia wadei contains these coding sequences:
- a CDS encoding OLD family protein, translated as MFPIYMWVKGYKGLKNFEITFDNNYEIKYNRDKDTLSINKKCESANNTIENFYSIDKTIGNIDSVNLLIGKNGSGKTSILEVLNSNLILDIENRNNDSIILYKSSRNDEDFIIEGNGNRFLEIKELPIVDELIKENYQDNKNYIGKIGVIKFSFREKTINATQREILSEIYAQSETIIYKWNVGLGNVSKEEIYNYLIKVNQEKIIIILKMHTLHY; from the coding sequence ATGTTTCCGATATATATGTGGGTAAAAGGATATAAAGGGCTGAAAAATTTTGAAATTACTTTTGATAACAATTATGAAATTAAGTATAATAGAGATAAAGACACATTATCAATCAATAAAAAATGTGAATCTGCAAATAATACTATAGAAAATTTTTATTCTATTGATAAAACAATAGGAAATATAGATAGTGTTAATTTGTTGATTGGGAAAAATGGGAGTGGGAAGACAAGTATTTTAGAAGTGTTAAATTCAAATCTAATTCTTGATATTGAAAATAGAAATAATGATAGTATTATTTTGTATAAATCTAGTAGAAATGATGAAGATTTTATTATTGAAGGGAATGGAAATAGATTTTTAGAAATAAAAGAACTTCCAATAGTAGATGAATTAATTAAAGAAAATTATCAAGACAATAAAAATTATATAGGAAAAATAGGAGTAATAAAATTTTCATTTAGAGAAAAGACTATAAATGCTACTCAAAGAGAAATATTATCTGAAATATATGCACAGTCAGAAACAATTATTTATAAATGGAATGTTGGATTAGGGAATGTAAGTAAAGAAGAGATATATAATTATTTAATCAAGGTAAATCAAGAAAAAATAATAATAATTTTGAAAATGCATACTTTACATTATTAA
- a CDS encoding YaaA family protein: MKIIISPSKTKKISNLPIKDSGSLTEKEPFYLEITNEIIEKIKTFSVEEIEKKFKLKSEKAQKLSEFYQNYENEKSGNALASYTGVAYKAIKIETFDKSDFEYLESHLIILSALYGVLTPYTNVKEYRLDMTNSIFESKSLYEVWKTSVNEYFEKEDVILNLASKEYSKLIIPDKLIDFEFWEDSKGKLRQVSTNSKKMRGFTLNYIVKNKISDVKKLRNITLDGYVFDEDMSDERKFVYVKK, encoded by the coding sequence ATGAAAATTATAATATCACCAAGCAAAACTAAAAAAATTAGCAATTTGCCAATAAAAGATAGTGGCTCTTTGACTGAAAAAGAGCCTTTTTATCTAGAAATAACAAATGAAATTATTGAAAAAATAAAAACTTTTTCTGTGGAAGAAATTGAGAAAAAGTTTAAATTGAAAAGTGAAAAGGCACAAAAGCTATCGGAATTTTATCAAAATTATGAAAATGAGAAAAGTGGAAATGCTTTGGCAAGTTACACTGGTGTTGCGTATAAGGCTATAAAGATTGAAACATTTGATAAAAGTGATTTTGAATATTTGGAATCGCATTTGATTATCTTGTCTGCTTTGTATGGGGTTTTGACGCCTTATACAAATGTGAAGGAGTATCGTCTTGATATGACAAATTCAATTTTTGAAAGTAAGTCGCTTTATGAAGTCTGGAAAACAAGCGTGAATGAATATTTTGAAAAGGAAGATGTTATTTTAAATCTTGCCTCAAAGGAATATTCTAAACTTATAATCCCCGATAAATTAATTGATTTTGAGTTTTGGGAAGATTCAAAGGGTAAATTAAGGCAAGTGAGCACAAACTCGAAGAAAATGAGAGGTTTTACTTTAAATTATATTGTGAAAAACAAGATTAGTGATGTGAAAAAATTGAGAAATATTACTTTGGATGGGTATGTTTTTGATGAGGATATGTCGGATGAGAGAAAATTTGTCTATGTGAAGAAATAA
- the nrdF gene encoding class 1b ribonucleoside-diphosphate reductase subunit beta produces the protein MEKKIYEAVNWNTPENDYVEMFWEQNLKQFWIDTEYIPSKDIDSWNSLEPAMKLAYLHVLGGLTLLDTLQSHTGMPKIIDHIESLQNRSVLSYMCMMETIHAKSYSTIFTTVASTREINETFRWVQENPHLQYKANKIDGYYQKMNNPEASKREIAMALAASVYLETYLFYSGFFLPLWLAGQGEMVASCDIIKKIIADESIHGVFVGLLFQELYNSFNEEEKADMRAELKKLMYDLYENETRYTDEIYGDLGLTGDVKEYIRYNANKALMNLGFEEEFEVKNVNPIVLNGLNVETTQHDFFSKKSTNYEKALEVVHLHDDDFKFNNDELDLEI, from the coding sequence ATGGAGAAAAAAATATATGAGGCAGTAAACTGGAATACTCCAGAAAATGATTATGTGGAGATGTTTTGGGAGCAGAACTTGAAGCAATTTTGGATTGATACGGAGTATATTCCGTCGAAGGATATTGATAGCTGGAATTCACTTGAGCCTGCGATGAAGTTGGCGTATTTGCACGTACTGGGAGGATTAACGCTGTTGGATACGCTACAAAGCCATACAGGGATGCCGAAAATTATTGATCATATTGAGTCACTACAAAATCGTTCGGTGCTTTCATATATGTGTATGATGGAAACGATTCATGCGAAGTCTTATTCGACAATATTTACAACGGTTGCGTCTACAAGGGAGATTAATGAAACATTCAGATGGGTTCAGGAAAATCCGCATTTGCAGTATAAAGCTAATAAAATTGACGGATATTATCAGAAAATGAATAATCCTGAGGCTTCAAAAAGGGAAATAGCGATGGCTCTGGCGGCTTCGGTTTATTTGGAAACATATTTGTTTTACAGCGGCTTCTTTTTACCGCTTTGGCTTGCAGGACAGGGAGAAATGGTTGCAAGTTGCGATATAATCAAGAAAATCATAGCTGATGAATCGATTCACGGAGTTTTTGTAGGATTATTGTTTCAGGAATTATATAATTCTTTCAACGAAGAGGAAAAAGCTGATATGAGGGCTGAACTAAAAAAATTAATGTATGACTTGTACGAAAATGAAACAAGATATACTGATGAAATTTATGGTGATTTGGGGCTTACAGGCGATGTGAAGGAATACATCCGTTATAATGCGAACAAAGCCTTGATGAATCTAGGATTTGAAGAAGAATTTGAAGTGAAGAATGTAAATCCAATTGTGTTAAATGGATTAAATGTGGAAACAACACAGCATGATTTCTTCTCGAAAAAATCTACGAATTATGAGAAAGCACTGGAAGTAGTGCATTTGCATGATGATGATTTTAAATTTAATAATGATGAATTAGATTTGGAGATTTAA
- a CDS encoding type II toxin-antitoxin system YafQ family toxin — protein MRGKKEEYKYSIILTGKFKKHLKNLKKQKKDLKLLESIISILAKGEKLPPKNKDHKLVNNYDGARECHITPDWLLIYEIAEDKLILILLASGSHSELF, from the coding sequence ATGAGGGGTAAAAAAGAAGAGTATAAATATTCTATTATTCTTACTGGGAAATTTAAAAAACATTTAAAAAATCTAAAAAAACAGAAAAAAGATTTAAAATTATTAGAAAGTATAATCTCAATATTAGCAAAAGGAGAAAAACTTCCTCCTAAAAACAAGGATCATAAATTAGTCAATAATTATGATGGGGCAAGAGAATGTCATATAACTCCAGATTGGTTATTAATCTATGAGATAGCTGAAGATAAATTAATATTGATTTTATTAGCATCAGGTAGTCATAGTGAATTATTCTAA
- a CDS encoding type II toxin-antitoxin system RelB/DinJ family antitoxin produces the protein MATVNTSIKIDEETKKEAQKLFKDLGLSLSTAINIFLKQAIREKGIPFYINSLPENSELAQAFEEAKQIKKNPSNYKSYSSPEDMFKDVLGEDYEG, from the coding sequence ATGGCAACAGTTAATACAAGTATAAAGATAGATGAAGAAACTAAAAAAGAAGCACAGAAATTATTTAAAGATTTAGGATTAAGCCTTAGTACAGCAATTAATATATTTTTGAAACAAGCTATAAGAGAAAAAGGCATACCATTTTATATAAATTCTTTACCTGAAAATTCAGAATTGGCTCAAGCATTTGAAGAAGCTAAACAAATTAAGAAAAATCCTTCAAATTATAAATCTTACAGTAGTCCAGAAGATATGTTTAAAGATGTCTTGGGAGAAGATTATGAGGGGTAA
- a CDS encoding Abi family protein gives MDKPFKTFKEQVEILNGENGGKLRVKTDDETIYYLMRYNYYSIINFYKEPFLKGKDLNGNDIYKSGVHFNHLKALYDFDKSLRMLFFDVLTQLERAFKTAIAYYYSECYTNKESYLELNNYYVGVRNENIYIISHLVKKLNFLRNNKSNSIIKHYSTTKDNIPFWIVINFFTFGEMSRFYLILENRVQNKIISHFRNLYKNEYTNLPKLNNNFIKTFLRASSLFRNIAAHNERMYDFSSKIL, from the coding sequence ATGGATAAGCCATTTAAAACTTTTAAGGAACAAGTTGAGATTTTAAATGGAGAAAACGGAGGTAAATTACGGGTAAAAACTGATGATGAAACAATTTATTATTTAATGAGGTATAATTATTATTCCATCATAAATTTTTATAAAGAACCTTTTTTAAAAGGGAAAGATTTAAATGGAAATGATATTTATAAATCGGGAGTTCATTTTAATCATTTGAAAGCATTGTATGATTTTGATAAAAGTTTGAGAATGTTGTTTTTTGATGTTTTGACACAATTGGAAAGAGCTTTTAAAACGGCAATTGCATATTATTATTCGGAATGTTATACAAATAAAGAAAGTTATTTGGAACTTAATAATTATTATGTTGGAGTTAGAAATGAAAATATATATATCATTTCACATTTAGTAAAAAAACTAAATTTTTTAAGAAATAACAAAAGCAATAGTATAATAAAGCATTATAGTACAACAAAAGATAATATACCATTTTGGATAGTAATTAATTTTTTTACATTTGGAGAAATGAGCAGATTTTATTTGATTTTGGAAAATAGAGTACAAAATAAAATAATAAGCCATTTTAGAAATTTGTATAAAAATGAGTACACAAATTTACCTAAATTAAATAATAATTTTATAAAAACTTTTTTACGGGCAAGTTCATTATTTAGAAACATAGCAGCACATAATGAAAGAATGTACGATTTTTCATCAAAAATATTGTAA
- a CDS encoding AbiH family protein has protein sequence MKKSLVILGNGFDKNLGLKTGYWDYFEYTSGTKIKKYIEIIINNEINSKFYLKSKILETLKTFIIGDIEKIINDNSIIDVNDIKTGIEKMINYNKQIINGIDNNIEDHTKDHSLEYLRGHILVNLKFSNSFLISFGLFIPFLLFLEPEYENWYSIEEQIVNYVEDIIDIINYLYNNNKSIFFEKKYEIKNMIKNFIEKSKLKNYNYSYDILKRYDLIYYLIIKRTKEYNQGKLERKLWESYCNGIITKIEYINFILENIFSIDLYFKTKEDKKKLRLTSKNDEKSNIDKKYTINLMEYLNYFENDFLKYVENLNIPKISDKEIKKIMGDNELYIINFNYTTYLKEYLETNKHFNYKDMLNINGEIKTDLVIFGIDEIQIQNNHRKKELEKFLKLKKGQKDWKLLIKNCEITDFEEIIFFGHSLADADYSTLKEIFDYFNIKDNENIKLIFKTKDKFYNNHKKEIEHFMARYLGKNHKNVMDKIFCIEIV, from the coding sequence ATGAAAAAATCATTAGTTATATTAGGAAATGGATTTGACAAAAATTTAGGTTTAAAAACTGGATATTGGGATTATTTTGAATATACTTCTGGAACTAAAATAAAAAAATATATTGAAATTATAATAAACAATGAAATAAATTCTAAGTTTTATTTAAAATCTAAAATATTGGAAACATTAAAAACATTCATAATCGGAGATATAGAAAAAATTATTAATGATAATTCTATTATTGATGTGAATGATATAAAAACTGGAATAGAAAAAATGATAAATTATAACAAACAAATTATAAATGGAATAGACAATAATATAGAAGATCATACCAAAGATCACAGCCTAGAATATTTAAGAGGTCATATTCTTGTTAATCTAAAATTTAGTAACTCTTTTTTAATTTCATTTGGTTTATTTATTCCATTTTTATTATTTCTTGAACCTGAGTATGAAAATTGGTATTCAATCGAAGAACAAATTGTAAATTATGTTGAAGACATAATTGATATTATTAATTATTTATATAATAATAATAAATCTATTTTTTTTGAAAAAAAATATGAGATAAAAAATATGATAAAAAATTTTATTGAAAAATCAAAATTAAAAAATTATAATTATTCTTATGATATTTTAAAAAGGTATGATTTAATTTATTATCTAATAATAAAAAGAACAAAGGAATATAACCAAGGTAAATTAGAAAGAAAATTATGGGAAAGCTACTGTAATGGGATTATTACAAAAATAGAATATATCAATTTCATTTTAGAAAATATTTTTTCAATAGATTTATATTTTAAAACGAAAGAAGATAAAAAAAAATTAAGATTAACTTCTAAAAATGATGAAAAATCAAATATTGATAAAAAATATACTATTAATTTAATGGAATATTTAAACTATTTTGAAAATGATTTTCTGAAATATGTAGAAAATTTAAATATTCCAAAGATTTCAGACAAAGAAATAAAAAAAATTATGGGAGATAATGAACTGTATATTATCAATTTTAATTATACAACTTATTTGAAAGAATATTTAGAAACTAATAAACATTTTAATTATAAAGATATGTTAAATATAAATGGAGAAATAAAAACAGATTTAGTAATATTTGGAATTGATGAAATTCAAATTCAGAATAACCATAGAAAAAAAGAACTGGAAAAATTTTTAAAATTGAAAAAAGGACAGAAAGATTGGAAACTATTGATAAAAAATTGTGAAATAACAGATTTTGAAGAAATAATCTTTTTTGGGCATAGTTTAGCAGATGCAGATTATTCAACTTTAAAAGAGATTTTTGACTATTTTAATATAAAGGATAATGAAAATATAAAATTAATATTTAAAACGAAAGATAAATTTTATAATAATCATAAAAAAGAAATAGAACATTTCATGGCTAGATATTTAGGAAAAAATCATAAAAATGTTATGGATAAAATTTTTTGTATTGAAATAGTATAA